Proteins encoded within one genomic window of Neodiprion fabricii isolate iyNeoFabr1 chromosome 6, iyNeoFabr1.1, whole genome shotgun sequence:
- the LOC124184651 gene encoding uncharacterized protein LOC124184651 isoform X4, with translation MSAMASRYAVLIAFLVCVAQTLAQIYTGNSPVAATQVPAASPKNELLTQTVYGFLDFTTTIGNTVMVFSPNSAPPEGNKPEKTVVKSQAQPIQTKPAESSKKVPDIQPSKTHKSESREETKKQEVKETKIVVNSVIKQKVVKNSEDNLVPAKRELINLRPSSKHQAKPRPTARRSKDNPTGLVTKLGGTIVKDGLTTVHETNVIGTYINGKYAQVLQSSSRVLGGVQQPEGKIRPTNSHRILKTIGPQHGKPRPQLEPTPTLQDDSPGLSPESIVNAQSGTNIRTSRRHSSNNQHRPKFRNNKLPEDSESGEQISTQRSSGKNRPAAGRSGYRNRSQITTTTTSEAPVTRRRNGFRPSNQPSPPAKQNRARIESSSSSSSSSSSNNSPKVKFPRAPGRWSYKTTPKPRIAIRKQVEDDIEKPLTPEASVQVQEVVVDDKDNRQIQISQKKIQEQETTVEDEQPEARESEDDGDAVQEPQILPLETINVEISTPADFNDVYFEIATIKSPYTFQVGTQRNTRYVTVTSTVKKSFATAEASPSVNPSEPLTENILANTGAAYETTLPLDSSVATLPAISLDPGQATPPLETITETFSTTQTLLKTHLLPVVADGNTTKLTLVQTYHIARVVTATKTLPPMELYQFIPSKTLNEFNSRLDEAGSELHLELDFGDDDRDDDDILKRVAPPSDSDSDLNPFRHGDSAGKTKAGQEAHPSPMEPQLSPEQAQQLALLKYFGQPQPQVITTSRPVVVVETLYESHVIPLVSKGNTIFSTLSRPVGTVPKTTYEYGTSTIAPLLPQVPQVPQVPQVPQQLFQQPQQQQPQFTVTTAPIVTQTLATVSDSRVLRLTFGAKTAFTTLFSTRVVPTAVTTYVTSTVPIQPTVPAFPGYFPPAVGYPGYPFVG, from the exons ATGAGCGCCATGGCTTCGAGATACGCTGTCTTGATCGCATTCCTCGTTTGCG TTGCTCAAACCTTGGCTCAAATTTATACCGGAAATTCGCCAGTGGCTGCGACGCAAGTACCAGCAGCATCaccaaaaaatgaattgctCACGCAGACTGTTTACGGATTTCTCGACTTCACGACGACCATTGGAAACACAGTGATGGTTTTCAGTCCCAACAGTGCTCCTCCTG AGGGAAACAAGCCAGAGAAAACTGTCGTCAAGTCGCAAGCGCAACCGATTCAAACAAAGCCGGCGGAAAGTTCGAAAAAAGTACCCGACATCCAGCCCAGCAAAACTCACAAGAGCGAATCGCGTGAAGAGACGAAAAAACAAGAGGTTAAGGAAACCAAGATCGTCGTAAACTCGGTTATCAAACAGAAGGTCGTGAAGAATTCCGAAGACAACCTGGTGCCGGCGAAACGTGAg CTTATAAACTTGAGACCATCTTCGAAACATCAGGCGAAACCAAGGCCCACGGCTAGACGATCCAAGGACAACCCAACCGGTTTGGTAACGAAACTGGGAGGCACCATTGTCAAGGATGGTTTGACCACCGTCCACGAGACCAACGTCATAGGTACTTACATCAATGGAAAGTACGCCCAGGTACTACAGAGTTCATCGCGCGTGTTGGGTGGCGTCCAGCAGCCGGAGGGTAAAATCAGACCCACCAATTCCCACAGGATTTTGAAAACCATCGGACCTCAGCACGGCAAGCCGAGACCTCAACTCGAGCCGACCCCGACTCTTCAGGACGACTCGCCGGGACTTTCGCCCGAAAGCATCGTCAACGCTCAGTCAG GTACTAACATAAGGACTTCTCGGCGTCATTCGAGCAACAATCAACACCGTCCCAAGTTCCGTAACAACAAGCTTCCCGAGGATTCCGAGAGCGGTGAACAAATTTCCACGCAGAGATCGTCCGGGAAAAATCGACCAGCGGCCGGAAGATCCGGTTACAG GAACAGAAGTCAAatcacgacgacgacgactagCGAAGCACCAGTAACTCGACGTAGAAACGGTTTCAGGCCAAGTAATCAACCCAGTCCTCCAGCGAAGCAGAATAGAGCGAGAATCGAGTCGTCATCCTCATCATCGTCGTCTTCGTCATCGAACAATTCACCAAAGGTAAAGTTCCCGAGGGCACCAGGCAGGTGGTCATACAAGACGACCCCTAAACCACGAATTGCGATCCGCAAGCAGGTTGAAGATGACATCGAGAAGCCCTTGACGCCGGAAGCCAGTGTCCAGGTCCAAGAAGTCGTCGTTGACGATAAAGATAACAGACAGATCCAGATCAGCCAGAAAAAGATACAGGAACAAGAAACAACTGTCGAGGACGAGCAGCCTGAGGCCAGAGAATCCGAGGATGACGGAGACGCCGTTCAGGAACCGCAAATCCTTCCGCTTGAAACTATCAATGTCGAGATATCGACGCCGGCCGATTTCAACGACGTTTACTTCGAAATAGCCACCATCAAATCGCCTTACACATTCCAG GTTGGAACGCAGAGGAACACTCGGTACGTGACGGTGACGTCGACGGTGAAGAAGAGTTTCGCAACGGCGGAAGCATCGCCGTCGGTAAACCCGTCGGAGCCACTAACGGAGAACATTCTAGCCAACACTGGCGCGGCGTACGAAACGACTCTTCCCCTGGACTCGTCCGTGGCGACACTTCCGGCGATATCCCTCGACCCAGGTCAGGCGACGCCACCGTTGGAGACGATAACCGAGACCTTCTCGACGACTCAAACGCTCCTCAAGACCCACCTTCTGCCGGTGGTGGCGGATGGTAACACGACGAAGCTGACTCTGGTCCAGACCTACCACATCGCCAGGGTGGTAACGGCCACGAAGACGCTACCGCCCATGGAGCTGTACCAGTTCATACCGAGCAAAACTCTCAACGAGTTCAACTCCCGGCTTGACGAGGCTGGAAGCGAGCTTCACCTGGAGCTCGACTTCGGCGACGACGACAGGGACGACGATGATATATTAAAACGCGTCGCACCCCCGTCCGACTCTGACTCTGACTTGAACCCCTTCCGCCACGGGGATTCAGCCGGGAAGACCAAGGCTGGTCAGGAGGCTCACCCATCCCCGATGGAGCCTCAACTCAGTCCGGAACAAGCCCAGCAGCTCGCTCTGCTCAAGTACTTCGGCCAGCCTCAGCCCCAGGTGATAACAACCTCGCGGCcagtcgtcgtcgtcgagacCCTCTACGAGTCCCACGTTATCCCGCTCGTCAGCAAGGGCAACACCATTTTCTCGACCCTCTCGAGGCCCGTCGGTACCGTACCCAAGACCACCTACGAGTACGGCACGTCGACCATCGCCCCGCTCCTGCCCCAGGTGCCCCAGGTACCCCAAGTACCCCAGGTGCCCCAGCAGCTCTTCCAGCAGCCCCAGCAACAGCAGCCCCAGTTCACCGTGACCACGGCTCCGATAGTGACTCAGACCCTGGCGACCGTCTCCGACTCCAGGGTGCTCAGACTTACCTTTGGCGCGAAGACAGCCTTCACGACCTTGTTCTCAACGAGGGTCGTCCCCACCGCGGTCACGACCTACGTGACATCGACAGTCCCAATCCAGCCGACGGTACCAGCTTTTCCGGGTTATTTCCCACCCGCGGTTGGATATCCGGGTTATCCGTTCGTCGGTTAG
- the LOC124184651 gene encoding uncharacterized protein LOC124184651 isoform X2: protein MSAMASRYAVLIAFLVCVAQTLAQIYTGNSPVAATQVPAASPKNELLTQTVYGFLDFTTTIGNTVMVFSPNSAPPEGNKPEKTVVKSQAQPIQTKPAESSKKVPDIQPSKTHKSESREETKKQEVKETKIVVNSVIKQKVVKNSEDNLVPAKRESVKTRVDVVTNSPVVSSVVEVRPVNEVPNVVKNNLAEPEYDFLSKQPTQSVDETYKLINLRPSSKHQAKPRPTARRSKDNPTGLVTKLGGTIVKDGLTTVHETNVIGTYINGKYAQVLQSSSRVLGGVQQPEGKIRPTNSHRILKTIGPQHGKPRPQLEPTPTLQDDSPGLSPESIVNAQSGTNIRTSRRHSSNNQHRPKFRNNKLPEDSESGEQISTQRSSGKNRPAAGRSGYRPSNQPSPPAKQNRARIESSSSSSSSSSSNNSPKVKFPRAPGRWSYKTTPKPRIAIRKQVEDDIEKPLTPEASVQVQEVVVDDKDNRQIQISQKKIQEQETTVEDEQPEARESEDDGDAVQEPQILPLETINVEISTPADFNDVYFEIATIKSPYTFQVGTQRNTRYVTVTSTVKKSFATAEASPSVNPSEPLTENILANTGAAYETTLPLDSSVATLPAISLDPGQATPPLETITETFSTTQTLLKTHLLPVVADGNTTKLTLVQTYHIARVVTATKTLPPMELYQFIPSKTLNEFNSRLDEAGSELHLELDFGDDDRDDDDILKRVAPPSDSDSDLNPFRHGDSAGKTKAGQEAHPSPMEPQLSPEQAQQLALLKYFGQPQPQVITTSRPVVVVETLYESHVIPLVSKGNTIFSTLSRPVGTVPKTTYEYGTSTIAPLLPQVPQVPQVPQVPQQLFQQPQQQQPQFTVTTAPIVTQTLATVSDSRVLRLTFGAKTAFTTLFSTRVVPTAVTTYVTSTVPIQPTVPAFPGYFPPAVGYPGYPFVG from the exons ATGAGCGCCATGGCTTCGAGATACGCTGTCTTGATCGCATTCCTCGTTTGCG TTGCTCAAACCTTGGCTCAAATTTATACCGGAAATTCGCCAGTGGCTGCGACGCAAGTACCAGCAGCATCaccaaaaaatgaattgctCACGCAGACTGTTTACGGATTTCTCGACTTCACGACGACCATTGGAAACACAGTGATGGTTTTCAGTCCCAACAGTGCTCCTCCTG AGGGAAACAAGCCAGAGAAAACTGTCGTCAAGTCGCAAGCGCAACCGATTCAAACAAAGCCGGCGGAAAGTTCGAAAAAAGTACCCGACATCCAGCCCAGCAAAACTCACAAGAGCGAATCGCGTGAAGAGACGAAAAAACAAGAGGTTAAGGAAACCAAGATCGTCGTAAACTCGGTTATCAAACAGAAGGTCGTGAAGAATTCCGAAGACAACCTGGTGCCGGCGAAACGTGAg AGTGTGAAGACTCGGGTGGACGTTGTTACGAACAGCCCCGTAGTTTCGAGCGTTGTGGAAGTCCGGCCGGTCAACGAGGTGCCAAACGTTGTCAAGAACAATTTAGCCGAGCCTGAGTACGACTTCCTGTCAAAACAGCCGACCCAGAGCGTCGACGAAACTTACAAG CTTATAAACTTGAGACCATCTTCGAAACATCAGGCGAAACCAAGGCCCACGGCTAGACGATCCAAGGACAACCCAACCGGTTTGGTAACGAAACTGGGAGGCACCATTGTCAAGGATGGTTTGACCACCGTCCACGAGACCAACGTCATAGGTACTTACATCAATGGAAAGTACGCCCAGGTACTACAGAGTTCATCGCGCGTGTTGGGTGGCGTCCAGCAGCCGGAGGGTAAAATCAGACCCACCAATTCCCACAGGATTTTGAAAACCATCGGACCTCAGCACGGCAAGCCGAGACCTCAACTCGAGCCGACCCCGACTCTTCAGGACGACTCGCCGGGACTTTCGCCCGAAAGCATCGTCAACGCTCAGTCAG GTACTAACATAAGGACTTCTCGGCGTCATTCGAGCAACAATCAACACCGTCCCAAGTTCCGTAACAACAAGCTTCCCGAGGATTCCGAGAGCGGTGAACAAATTTCCACGCAGAGATCGTCCGGGAAAAATCGACCAGCGGCCGGAAGATCCGGTTACAG GCCAAGTAATCAACCCAGTCCTCCAGCGAAGCAGAATAGAGCGAGAATCGAGTCGTCATCCTCATCATCGTCGTCTTCGTCATCGAACAATTCACCAAAGGTAAAGTTCCCGAGGGCACCAGGCAGGTGGTCATACAAGACGACCCCTAAACCACGAATTGCGATCCGCAAGCAGGTTGAAGATGACATCGAGAAGCCCTTGACGCCGGAAGCCAGTGTCCAGGTCCAAGAAGTCGTCGTTGACGATAAAGATAACAGACAGATCCAGATCAGCCAGAAAAAGATACAGGAACAAGAAACAACTGTCGAGGACGAGCAGCCTGAGGCCAGAGAATCCGAGGATGACGGAGACGCCGTTCAGGAACCGCAAATCCTTCCGCTTGAAACTATCAATGTCGAGATATCGACGCCGGCCGATTTCAACGACGTTTACTTCGAAATAGCCACCATCAAATCGCCTTACACATTCCAG GTTGGAACGCAGAGGAACACTCGGTACGTGACGGTGACGTCGACGGTGAAGAAGAGTTTCGCAACGGCGGAAGCATCGCCGTCGGTAAACCCGTCGGAGCCACTAACGGAGAACATTCTAGCCAACACTGGCGCGGCGTACGAAACGACTCTTCCCCTGGACTCGTCCGTGGCGACACTTCCGGCGATATCCCTCGACCCAGGTCAGGCGACGCCACCGTTGGAGACGATAACCGAGACCTTCTCGACGACTCAAACGCTCCTCAAGACCCACCTTCTGCCGGTGGTGGCGGATGGTAACACGACGAAGCTGACTCTGGTCCAGACCTACCACATCGCCAGGGTGGTAACGGCCACGAAGACGCTACCGCCCATGGAGCTGTACCAGTTCATACCGAGCAAAACTCTCAACGAGTTCAACTCCCGGCTTGACGAGGCTGGAAGCGAGCTTCACCTGGAGCTCGACTTCGGCGACGACGACAGGGACGACGATGATATATTAAAACGCGTCGCACCCCCGTCCGACTCTGACTCTGACTTGAACCCCTTCCGCCACGGGGATTCAGCCGGGAAGACCAAGGCTGGTCAGGAGGCTCACCCATCCCCGATGGAGCCTCAACTCAGTCCGGAACAAGCCCAGCAGCTCGCTCTGCTCAAGTACTTCGGCCAGCCTCAGCCCCAGGTGATAACAACCTCGCGGCcagtcgtcgtcgtcgagacCCTCTACGAGTCCCACGTTATCCCGCTCGTCAGCAAGGGCAACACCATTTTCTCGACCCTCTCGAGGCCCGTCGGTACCGTACCCAAGACCACCTACGAGTACGGCACGTCGACCATCGCCCCGCTCCTGCCCCAGGTGCCCCAGGTACCCCAAGTACCCCAGGTGCCCCAGCAGCTCTTCCAGCAGCCCCAGCAACAGCAGCCCCAGTTCACCGTGACCACGGCTCCGATAGTGACTCAGACCCTGGCGACCGTCTCCGACTCCAGGGTGCTCAGACTTACCTTTGGCGCGAAGACAGCCTTCACGACCTTGTTCTCAACGAGGGTCGTCCCCACCGCGGTCACGACCTACGTGACATCGACAGTCCCAATCCAGCCGACGGTACCAGCTTTTCCGGGTTATTTCCCACCCGCGGTTGGATATCCGGGTTATCCGTTCGTCGGTTAG
- the LOC124184651 gene encoding uncharacterized protein LOC124184651 isoform X3 gives MSAMASRYAVLIAFLVCVAQTLAQIYTGNSPVAATQVPAASPKNELLTQTVYGFLDFTTTIGNTVMVFSPNSAPPEGNKPEKTVVKSQAQPIQTKPAESSKKVPDIQPSKTHKSESREETKKQEVKETKIVVNSVIKQKVVKNSEDNLVPAKRESVKTRVDVVTNSPVVSSVVEVRPVNEVPNVVKNNLAEPEYDFLSKQPTQSVDETYKLINLRPSSKHQAKPRPTARRSKDNPTGLVTKLGGTIVKDGLTTVHETNVIGTYINGKYAQVLQSSSRVLGGVQQPEGKIRPTNSHRILKTIGPQHGKPRPQLEPTPTLQDDSPGLSPESIVNAQSGTNIRTSRRHSSNNQHRPKFRNNKLPEDSESGEQISTQRSSGKNRPAAGRSGYRNRSQITTTTTSEAPVTRRRNGFRPSNQPSPPAKQNRARIESSSSSSSSSSSNNSPKVEDDIEKPLTPEASVQVQEVVVDDKDNRQIQISQKKIQEQETTVEDEQPEARESEDDGDAVQEPQILPLETINVEISTPADFNDVYFEIATIKSPYTFQVGTQRNTRYVTVTSTVKKSFATAEASPSVNPSEPLTENILANTGAAYETTLPLDSSVATLPAISLDPGQATPPLETITETFSTTQTLLKTHLLPVVADGNTTKLTLVQTYHIARVVTATKTLPPMELYQFIPSKTLNEFNSRLDEAGSELHLELDFGDDDRDDDDILKRVAPPSDSDSDLNPFRHGDSAGKTKAGQEAHPSPMEPQLSPEQAQQLALLKYFGQPQPQVITTSRPVVVVETLYESHVIPLVSKGNTIFSTLSRPVGTVPKTTYEYGTSTIAPLLPQVPQVPQVPQVPQQLFQQPQQQQPQFTVTTAPIVTQTLATVSDSRVLRLTFGAKTAFTTLFSTRVVPTAVTTYVTSTVPIQPTVPAFPGYFPPAVGYPGYPFVG, from the exons ATGAGCGCCATGGCTTCGAGATACGCTGTCTTGATCGCATTCCTCGTTTGCG TTGCTCAAACCTTGGCTCAAATTTATACCGGAAATTCGCCAGTGGCTGCGACGCAAGTACCAGCAGCATCaccaaaaaatgaattgctCACGCAGACTGTTTACGGATTTCTCGACTTCACGACGACCATTGGAAACACAGTGATGGTTTTCAGTCCCAACAGTGCTCCTCCTG AGGGAAACAAGCCAGAGAAAACTGTCGTCAAGTCGCAAGCGCAACCGATTCAAACAAAGCCGGCGGAAAGTTCGAAAAAAGTACCCGACATCCAGCCCAGCAAAACTCACAAGAGCGAATCGCGTGAAGAGACGAAAAAACAAGAGGTTAAGGAAACCAAGATCGTCGTAAACTCGGTTATCAAACAGAAGGTCGTGAAGAATTCCGAAGACAACCTGGTGCCGGCGAAACGTGAg AGTGTGAAGACTCGGGTGGACGTTGTTACGAACAGCCCCGTAGTTTCGAGCGTTGTGGAAGTCCGGCCGGTCAACGAGGTGCCAAACGTTGTCAAGAACAATTTAGCCGAGCCTGAGTACGACTTCCTGTCAAAACAGCCGACCCAGAGCGTCGACGAAACTTACAAG CTTATAAACTTGAGACCATCTTCGAAACATCAGGCGAAACCAAGGCCCACGGCTAGACGATCCAAGGACAACCCAACCGGTTTGGTAACGAAACTGGGAGGCACCATTGTCAAGGATGGTTTGACCACCGTCCACGAGACCAACGTCATAGGTACTTACATCAATGGAAAGTACGCCCAGGTACTACAGAGTTCATCGCGCGTGTTGGGTGGCGTCCAGCAGCCGGAGGGTAAAATCAGACCCACCAATTCCCACAGGATTTTGAAAACCATCGGACCTCAGCACGGCAAGCCGAGACCTCAACTCGAGCCGACCCCGACTCTTCAGGACGACTCGCCGGGACTTTCGCCCGAAAGCATCGTCAACGCTCAGTCAG GTACTAACATAAGGACTTCTCGGCGTCATTCGAGCAACAATCAACACCGTCCCAAGTTCCGTAACAACAAGCTTCCCGAGGATTCCGAGAGCGGTGAACAAATTTCCACGCAGAGATCGTCCGGGAAAAATCGACCAGCGGCCGGAAGATCCGGTTACAG GAACAGAAGTCAAatcacgacgacgacgactagCGAAGCACCAGTAACTCGACGTAGAAACGGTTTCAGGCCAAGTAATCAACCCAGTCCTCCAGCGAAGCAGAATAGAGCGAGAATCGAGTCGTCATCCTCATCATCGTCGTCTTCGTCATCGAACAATTCACCAAAG GTTGAAGATGACATCGAGAAGCCCTTGACGCCGGAAGCCAGTGTCCAGGTCCAAGAAGTCGTCGTTGACGATAAAGATAACAGACAGATCCAGATCAGCCAGAAAAAGATACAGGAACAAGAAACAACTGTCGAGGACGAGCAGCCTGAGGCCAGAGAATCCGAGGATGACGGAGACGCCGTTCAGGAACCGCAAATCCTTCCGCTTGAAACTATCAATGTCGAGATATCGACGCCGGCCGATTTCAACGACGTTTACTTCGAAATAGCCACCATCAAATCGCCTTACACATTCCAG GTTGGAACGCAGAGGAACACTCGGTACGTGACGGTGACGTCGACGGTGAAGAAGAGTTTCGCAACGGCGGAAGCATCGCCGTCGGTAAACCCGTCGGAGCCACTAACGGAGAACATTCTAGCCAACACTGGCGCGGCGTACGAAACGACTCTTCCCCTGGACTCGTCCGTGGCGACACTTCCGGCGATATCCCTCGACCCAGGTCAGGCGACGCCACCGTTGGAGACGATAACCGAGACCTTCTCGACGACTCAAACGCTCCTCAAGACCCACCTTCTGCCGGTGGTGGCGGATGGTAACACGACGAAGCTGACTCTGGTCCAGACCTACCACATCGCCAGGGTGGTAACGGCCACGAAGACGCTACCGCCCATGGAGCTGTACCAGTTCATACCGAGCAAAACTCTCAACGAGTTCAACTCCCGGCTTGACGAGGCTGGAAGCGAGCTTCACCTGGAGCTCGACTTCGGCGACGACGACAGGGACGACGATGATATATTAAAACGCGTCGCACCCCCGTCCGACTCTGACTCTGACTTGAACCCCTTCCGCCACGGGGATTCAGCCGGGAAGACCAAGGCTGGTCAGGAGGCTCACCCATCCCCGATGGAGCCTCAACTCAGTCCGGAACAAGCCCAGCAGCTCGCTCTGCTCAAGTACTTCGGCCAGCCTCAGCCCCAGGTGATAACAACCTCGCGGCcagtcgtcgtcgtcgagacCCTCTACGAGTCCCACGTTATCCCGCTCGTCAGCAAGGGCAACACCATTTTCTCGACCCTCTCGAGGCCCGTCGGTACCGTACCCAAGACCACCTACGAGTACGGCACGTCGACCATCGCCCCGCTCCTGCCCCAGGTGCCCCAGGTACCCCAAGTACCCCAGGTGCCCCAGCAGCTCTTCCAGCAGCCCCAGCAACAGCAGCCCCAGTTCACCGTGACCACGGCTCCGATAGTGACTCAGACCCTGGCGACCGTCTCCGACTCCAGGGTGCTCAGACTTACCTTTGGCGCGAAGACAGCCTTCACGACCTTGTTCTCAACGAGGGTCGTCCCCACCGCGGTCACGACCTACGTGACATCGACAGTCCCAATCCAGCCGACGGTACCAGCTTTTCCGGGTTATTTCCCACCCGCGGTTGGATATCCGGGTTATCCGTTCGTCGGTTAG